From Agrobacterium fabrum str. C58, a single genomic window includes:
- a CDS encoding NUDIX hydrolase, giving the protein MAEIPIRCFAVSVVLLRSVAAGPEVLLLRRNRTLIGEWCQIAGGIEEGEKAWEAALREVREETGLTCGQLYSADICEQFYEADRDAISMLPVFVGFVDAGATVVINHEHSEFRWVPFETALGMVPFAGQRHVLKHVQAEFVQRQPVRHLLIYSTRGAMRCS; this is encoded by the coding sequence ATGGCTGAAATTCCGATCCGATGTTTTGCCGTATCCGTCGTACTTCTTCGCAGCGTCGCCGCTGGACCCGAGGTACTGCTTTTACGCCGGAATCGCACGCTGATCGGCGAGTGGTGCCAGATTGCCGGTGGAATTGAAGAGGGGGAGAAAGCATGGGAAGCAGCGCTGCGCGAAGTTCGTGAAGAAACCGGCCTGACTTGTGGTCAGCTCTATTCGGCAGACATATGTGAGCAGTTCTATGAGGCGGATCGCGACGCAATCAGCATGCTGCCGGTCTTCGTTGGTTTCGTGGATGCTGGGGCAACTGTTGTCATCAATCACGAACATAGCGAATTTCGATGGGTGCCGTTCGAAACGGCCTTGGGGATGGTGCCTTTTGCGGGTCAACGCCATGTGCTGAAGCATGTGCAGGCCGAGTTCGTACAGCGACAGCCGGTTCGACACCTCCTTATCTATTCGACGCGTGGAGCAATGCGATGTTCATGA